ATTACTGCTGCGGAAATCAAGAAAAAAGCATGGCAAAAACCAACCATTCAAGGTTTGTCTGAAAGCGTTAAAAACAGGAGTGTCCGCGTTCATGATTTGCAATCCAATATAAATGCAATGTGCAGTTCTCTCGATACACCCCGACGGAAACATTATAAAAGTGATCTTGTGACTATTCGTACAGGAATAACTACGTTTGAACGTTTTCATTGTAACCCTGGCGCGCCCAACGCAACTGCTGGCGGTTGGGAACCCTTTGAGCGCACTGATTATTAGCTAAAGCCACTGAATCAGACCGTTGTTATAACTGGCAAAGACTCCCGTTAGCCATGTCCGACGAGCAACTCAAAGCGTTCCTTGAAAAAGTCAAAAGTGACACTTGCCTTCAGGAGAAACTGAGAGCTGCTGATGATTACGATGCTGTTGTTGCTGTTGCCAAAGCTGCAGGCTTCTCCATCACCACAGGAGACTTGAAAGAGCATCATCAAGCCCAGCCAGACCCATCTAATAGGGAGCTTGAGAGTGCGGCTGGCGGCAATCACCCCAACACCTACCCACTGTCTGGGCCCTGCGATTGTGGGTGTGGCGGATATCCCAGTTACTAACTCTCTGGTTTTTGTAAAGTTGGCACTAATGTCATTGCAGAGCAGGCTACACACTCAAAGCCATTAAATTGGCAGGTTTTTTATCTTGATCATTCCAAAAAGAGCACAAATCAACATCCATCAATTAGCACGATTGAGCACAGTAATTGTTGGTCAAAGACTTTGCTTTAGAGCGTTGCTATAATTACTTAGCAGACTTGATACCCATGTCAGAAGAGCAACTCAAAGCCTTTCTCGAAAAAGTAAAAGCTGACACCAGTCTCCAGGAAAAGCTTAAAGCTGCGGCTGATGTTGACGCAGCTCTTACAATTGCGAAAGAGACTGGGTTCATGATTTCTGCTGATGACGTTCGGACGTCAGTTTCAGATGATGAGCTGGAAGGCGCGGCTGGCGGTTCAGATGATGAAACGTTGACTGATTTCATGTGTGAGGAATATGAAGGATATTAAAAGTTTACTCATCAAAGCCCCTGCAACGGCAGGGGCTTTTTATTCCTTCAATCACCCCAAACAGCCCACAAATCAGCCCCAAATTGCATCCAATACCTGGCATGATTGAGCGCTATAAGTATTGACCAAAGCCTCTGCAGCACACCGTTGATATGACTGCTGAACAGATCTGCTACCCATGTCAGAAGAACAACTCAGAACTTTTATTGAAAAGGTGCAAAG
Above is a window of Synechococcus sp. BIOS-E4-1 DNA encoding:
- a CDS encoding Nif11-like leader peptide family natural product precursor; protein product: MSDEQLKAFLEKVKSDTCLQEKLRAADDYDAVVAVAKAAGFSITTGDLKEHHQAQPDPSNRELESAAGGNHPNTYPLSGPCDCGCGGYPSY
- a CDS encoding Nif11-like leader peptide family natural product precursor — protein: MSEEQLKAFLEKVKADTSLQEKLKAAADVDAALTIAKETGFMISADDVRTSVSDDELEGAAGGSDDETLTDFMCEEYEGY